A genomic window from Corynebacterium fournieri includes:
- a CDS encoding HNH endonuclease signature motif containing protein: MTVELRKHVDTITHALLAMKDLCADPDAVEFEEVREDFERLEAIFNVKATLDALFAYVCERDDAGRVVGSKHPNQYLQKKLGLEPREAYDRLARGRDYYGEPEVEEEQVTDLFDTEFEETPADPAAEAGREQAAREAARAAAREEARRKQEEARRAAERVNAEKQRVIRQELDKLVGDAKGARARLQADALAEAPRRSVKDLRATVRRWVERENRKHVEPSNPNAGMENRGLHIGAQRADGTCRITIDAVASDSALFKALSDKGLVPNSNLPEGVEDYRTPSQRRYDQFSEILKHYDTCEKPTGGGCASVVVSVTLDELTEADPTTKFATNTGIELDAFDLQRLGMDGTSDFVLTVDDATSLPLNLYRTRRLASLAQRITLLAVQGVCAWTGCTAPLTETEIHHITSWLQGGDTNIENLTALCRTHHRCNNDFKDHRNNTSHMDVDPTTGRAGVKEPGCATLQFNHADAAEHSAVNRLRKRHRQRERTTVPDPGCGTAPPETRVPPEPPDPPPPREPVEPPSWAKGQDPYPPF, translated from the coding sequence ATGACCGTTGAACTGCGAAAGCACGTCGACACAATCACTCATGCCCTCCTGGCCATGAAGGACCTTTGTGCAGACCCCGATGCGGTCGAGTTCGAGGAGGTTCGGGAGGATTTCGAGCGCCTCGAGGCAATATTCAACGTGAAAGCTACTCTTGACGCTCTTTTCGCGTACGTGTGCGAGCGTGACGACGCCGGGCGCGTCGTCGGCTCAAAGCACCCTAATCAGTACCTGCAGAAGAAGCTGGGACTAGAGCCCAGGGAGGCCTACGACCGTCTCGCCCGGGGCCGGGACTATTACGGTGAGCCCGAGGTTGAAGAGGAGCAGGTCACCGACCTGTTCGATACCGAGTTTGAGGAAACGCCCGCGGATCCGGCGGCGGAGGCCGGGCGGGAGCAAGCGGCCCGCGAGGCTGCTCGAGCGGCTGCCCGCGAAGAGGCGCGGCGCAAGCAAGAAGAAGCCCGCCGTGCCGCCGAGCGCGTGAATGCCGAGAAACAGCGCGTGATCCGCCAAGAGCTAGACAAGCTTGTCGGGGATGCGAAGGGAGCGCGTGCCCGTCTGCAAGCTGACGCGCTCGCGGAGGCGCCTCGACGTTCTGTGAAGGATTTGCGCGCCACCGTGCGCCGCTGGGTCGAGCGCGAAAACCGCAAGCACGTTGAGCCCTCGAACCCGAACGCGGGCATGGAAAACCGCGGGCTACACATCGGAGCCCAGCGCGCAGACGGGACATGCCGGATAACTATCGATGCCGTGGCCTCTGATTCAGCGCTGTTCAAAGCACTGAGCGATAAGGGGTTGGTGCCCAACTCGAACCTCCCCGAGGGGGTCGAGGATTACCGCACGCCGTCGCAACGCAGGTACGACCAATTCTCCGAGATCCTCAAGCATTACGACACCTGCGAGAAGCCAACAGGCGGCGGGTGCGCGTCTGTGGTTGTGTCGGTGACGCTGGACGAGTTGACGGAGGCCGACCCAACCACGAAGTTCGCCACCAACACCGGAATCGAACTCGACGCCTTCGACCTTCAGCGTTTGGGCATGGATGGAACTTCCGACTTTGTGCTGACTGTCGACGACGCAACTTCGTTGCCGTTGAACCTCTACCGCACACGGCGATTGGCCTCGCTGGCGCAGCGGATCACATTGCTGGCGGTGCAGGGCGTGTGCGCCTGGACCGGCTGCACCGCCCCGCTCACGGAGACCGAGATCCATCACATCACATCGTGGCTGCAAGGCGGCGACACCAACATCGAGAACCTTACAGCGCTGTGCCGGACCCACCACCGCTGTAACAACGACTTCAAGGACCACAGAAACAACACCAGTCACATGGATGTGGACCCGACGACGGGTCGAGCCGGGGTGAAGGAACCCGGGTGCGCAACGTTGCAGTTCAACCATGCAGATGCGGCCGAGCATTCGGCAGTGAACAGGTTACGGAAGAGACATCGGCAGCGAGAGCGGACAACCGTGCCCGATCCAGGTTGTGGTACGGCACCACC